GCAAGTACCTATTAGAAAGGGATTCTCCAGAATTCTGCTTTAGGACGTGACACAAAAACGAACAACAATTCgatattttttcaatcagTTCCATTGTTGATTTTGTGAATGGAATATTGGGAACCTCGCTGGATAAAAGTTGTTTGATTCTCAGCTTTTGCAGATGCTTGATAAGAAGCAAAGTGTACGAAAGTGGAATTCCTGAAAGCTTGCTAATATCCAATTCTTCCCGTTTTAAAATCCAGCGATGTAGCACCTGGCTGACGTTTTCTATATTTGGAGCAACCATATGTTTACCCCTCGTCAACGCAACtgcaaaaataaaatccaaGGTAGACCAAGAGGAAGACACAGATTGAAATCCCCATTCTAATTCACTTAACAGAAGAAGCATACGCTGACATAAATTCTGATCTCTGCTACTAAAGTCAGTTTTTGCAAACTGATTCAGACTAATCGCCTCTAGCAAGATAacaaatatgaaaaaaatcgatCTTCTTTGAGAAACTGAAGACATCACATTTGGGACATTCCTCAAATGAACAGCTAAATGAGCTAGTCTTAGGAGAGATGTTAAAGAATGCGACAGGAACATGAAACACTTACCTTTCCAACAAGTCTTCCAGCGTTCTATGCGAAAAGTGAGTAATTAAGCGAGATAACACAGTTGCTGGCAAAATTGCAGTCTCAGCACTGTccaaaaaagccaaagaaaGTGCATTCCAAGTTATGGAATACCAATCCTGTAAGTAATTAGcggatttttctttcaacttGAGATCAAAACATACAAGAGGATGTGAAAAGAGCGATAGACAAATCCAGTTCACTCCGAGTTCAGAGccaaaatttttaaataggATCTGgataatttgaaaagattcTAATTCATTTAGACGTACGCTTTGAATTGTTGTTCTAAGTggtttctttacttttcgTTCCAAAGCATATCGCAAGTGAAAATGTGAACTCGAATTTAAGGCTCTATACAAAGCACTCATCAGCAAAAGTTTTCTTGAAACAATCCTATCTTGATTATTCGGTATGTTTTCGAAGGTTTCCACCAAAAGTTGCAACACCCTAGTGCTTCCCAATTCACTGGCGAAAGTTGCTTGATTTTCTATTAAACCATAAATGAGGGCTAACAAATTGTCAGGAACATTCTCCTTTGATCGCCAAAATGGTTCGCAGTGTAATAATCTTCCAAATACTAAAGAAacattttgttgatttcgAAGTCTAGGTAGCGTAAGAGTGATAAATTTGATGAGACTTTATTGTTAGTGGTctcaagaaaaataatacttACAAATCCACTGAAAAGTCATCGCTTTGCAATAGCCGTAGGATACGATTCACTGTTTCTTCCATTATACGACTACCTCTGATATTTCGGAAGGAAACAACAATTTATATAATTTCATACACCAAAtactttttactttggATTAAAACAAGTTTTTATCATTGACATTCAAGAAAACCTGGTTTCGTAAGCCGTGTACACCTACCGAAATATGGCTTCGTTCGTTCGAACGGCGAAAACAACGTTTTTGGATGGTCAGTTTCCAGTTCTTAAAgatgtttcttttgaaataactaaaaaccaaaactgGGCCGTGGTCGGCGCTGTTGG
The nucleotide sequence above comes from Schizosaccharomyces osmophilus chromosome 3, complete sequence. Encoded proteins:
- the pex8 gene encoding peroxisomal importomer complex subunit Pex8, with the protein product MEETVNRILRLLQSDDFSVDFLIKFITLTLPRLRNQQNVSLVFGRLLHCEPFWRSKENVPDNLLALIYGLIENQATFASELGSTRVLQLLVETFENIPNNQDRIVSRKLLLMSALYRALNSSSHFHLRYALERKVKKPLRTTIQSVRLNELESFQIIQILFKNFGSELGVNWICLSLFSHPLDWYSITWNALSLAFLDSAETAILPATVLSRLITHFSHRTLEDLLERLAHLAVHLRNVPNVMSSVSQRRSIFFIFVILLEAISLNQFAKTDFSSRDQNLCQRMLLLLSELEWGFQSVSSSWSTLDFIFAVALTRGKHMVAPNIENVSQVLHRWILKREELDISKLSGIPLSYTLLLIKHLQKLRIKQLLSSEVPNIPFTKSTMELIEKISNCCSFLCHVLKQNSGESLSNRYLLELCLYISLFANDISADSTDSSSITEQERIMIHLDCIFNFTLLPVPEYDLQDILCSKFQLYNQSTKKIFLKHLFSMIKRKIVSNLENSHLLLKASIGLLPFLGESEQRECLQQLQVVIERLQREYQDSIILLITKQLSTLSYPHASSLLPYWASLLISPAR